In Aequorivita sp. H23M31, a single window of DNA contains:
- a CDS encoding FeoA family protein, translating to MATIASLKKGQRGIIKEFSLEHVPLKLLEMGCLPGNEVKLVQIAPFRDPLYLDINGSHLAIRLETARQIEIDLI from the coding sequence GTGGCTACTATTGCTTCACTTAAAAAAGGTCAACGGGGGATTATCAAGGAATTTTCTTTGGAACATGTGCCATTAAAGTTATTGGAAATGGGCTGTTTACCTGGAAACGAAGTAAAATTGGTTCAAATTGCTCCATTTCGAGATCCTTTATATCTGGATATAAATGGCAGTCATCTCGCCATCCGTTTGGAAACTGCCCGACAGATTGAAATTGACCTAATATAA